The following coding sequences are from one Candidatus Auribacterota bacterium window:
- a CDS encoding ATP-binding protein, with the protein MDADRILKAISRSVPALFREKEFGRAAGGFLRGLGVATGASRIYVFENCAGPRGELLASRRYEWAAPGISPQIGKRAVQHLRWSRFKSLRDHLRKKHFCGTVHTMSASLRKFFESQQIRSIALLPVYVNRSWFGFIGFDDCLAPRRWSMTEIEALRVAANALGGAIERRRMEQQLRIAEKKYRDLVERMNEGLSYADERNIIRYANKGFCRMLAYAPRELIGRSIESLLNQEGKETLRSEARRRRRGESSRYELSLRSRSGEMVFALVSAVPVFDEKGCFRGGYAVFTDISERKRIEVLKDDILREASHELKAPTAKIKMGLDLLKTHRRAPMDDEERLGMRMIEKEVARLRRNADSLTDLSAFDSGLIKLRREKINLGDFLNGVVAEHFVSAREKGLSLVCSPGGGKLILRGDREKLYQLFRNLLENAIKFSTAGTIAVSAGNGKGEIAVSVTDEGRGIEPAYLEKIFERHYQRHPHEPGMGLGLTLCRKIVELHRGRIWAESREPGKGTTICVSLPTASGKIKK; encoded by the coding sequence ATGGATGCAGATAGAATTCTCAAAGCGATATCACGATCGGTCCCTGCCCTCTTCAGGGAAAAGGAGTTCGGTCGCGCGGCGGGCGGCTTTTTGCGCGGCCTTGGCGTCGCGACGGGCGCGAGCAGGATATACGTTTTCGAAAACTGCGCCGGGCCCAGGGGAGAGCTCCTCGCCAGCCGGCGCTATGAATGGGCGGCCCCGGGGATCTCGCCCCAGATCGGGAAGAGAGCCGTGCAGCACCTGAGGTGGAGCCGCTTTAAATCCCTGAGAGATCACCTCCGCAAGAAACACTTCTGCGGCACGGTGCACACGATGTCCGCATCACTGAGAAAATTCTTTGAATCCCAGCAGATCCGCTCTATCGCGCTTCTTCCCGTGTACGTGAACAGGTCCTGGTTTGGCTTCATCGGTTTTGACGACTGCCTCGCTCCGCGGCGCTGGTCAATGACAGAGATCGAAGCCCTGCGGGTGGCCGCCAATGCGCTTGGAGGCGCGATAGAGCGCCGCAGGATGGAGCAGCAACTGCGCATCGCGGAAAAGAAATACCGCGACCTTGTGGAGAGGATGAACGAAGGGCTCTCCTACGCCGACGAGCGTAACATCATCAGGTACGCCAACAAGGGGTTCTGCAGGATGCTCGCCTACGCCCCGCGCGAACTCATCGGCCGCAGCATCGAGAGCTTACTGAACCAGGAGGGGAAGGAAACGTTGAGGAGCGAAGCCAGGCGCAGGAGAAGGGGAGAGTCCTCACGTTACGAGCTGAGCCTTCGTTCCCGGAGCGGAGAGATGGTGTTCGCGCTGGTATCCGCCGTCCCGGTCTTCGACGAGAAGGGATGCTTCCGGGGCGGATACGCGGTGTTTACGGACATAAGCGAGCGGAAGAGGATCGAGGTATTGAAGGACGATATCCTCAGAGAGGCCTCGCATGAGCTCAAGGCCCCCACCGCGAAGATCAAAATGGGGCTCGATCTCCTGAAGACGCACCGCAGGGCGCCGATGGATGATGAGGAACGCCTGGGGATGAGAATGATCGAGAAGGAGGTGGCGCGGCTCCGGAGGAACGCCGATTCGCTCACGGATCTCTCCGCCTTCGATTCGGGACTGATAAAACTCAGGAGGGAGAAAATCAACCTGGGTGACTTTCTCAATGGGGTGGTTGCAGAGCACTTCGTGAGCGCGCGCGAGAAAGGGCTCTCGCTCGTGTGCTCACCCGGCGGGGGAAAATTAATTCTTCGAGGCGATCGCGAGAAACTATATCAGTTGTTCCGCAACCTGCTCGAAAACGCCATCAAATTTTCTACGGCAGGAACGATTGCTGTTTCCGCGGGGAACGGGAAGGGTGAGATCGCCGTTTCCGTCACCGACGAGGGAAGGGGGATCGAGCCCGCCTATCTGGAAAAGATTTTTGAGCGCCACTATCAGCGCCACCCGCACGAGCCCGGGATGGGTCTCGGCCTCACGCTGTGCCGCAAGATCGTTGAGCTCCACAGAGGCAGAATATGGGCTGAATCGAGAGAACCCGGGAAGGGAACGACGATCTGCGTTTCGCTGCCAACAGCATCAGGGAAAATAAAAAAATGA
- a CDS encoding glycosyltransferase family 39 protein → MMSKPLHMPNSNAEKRVYLEPYFTLVTWVIIICGLTLVLLYSYSLNNYFQSDDFVLLKWASGGLRAALIPSEWEFYRPCVLFIFSIIYKLFSTSPIAFRVTAIIFQLCNCVLLSLLALEITHNKIVSIVSPVLFACTFYHSEVIFWISCSADILLTFFCLLALLSYHIYCHRGELRWYILSLIWFCCAVFTKESAFPLFFILVAYHVFNIARLHSPTAAPLSTPPCAAAKFIPFLVLLFVYLFFKAPFSMINPPGKIAVNYTQYVLYGFLPFLTTYSHLSCPAYVKIGAMLFACGGVGMLLGLGSMQMKFLVACFLLFISLPAIYTVVEARYLFLPGCFSSIILAMAFVRSSNYFGSKFTKSTADACPHSSWISVVILITICLAASIPQVLFIKKREMDWATASYNVRRIIKSVKELEPDSLAGRKVYFVNLPDGIQSSIGYAFIFRNGISEALFFAYGGRSGDIEAVRLPGAEGTWRGHKEIDVGELKKIDQIKNSIILIYDQHNNIMKRYAETQL, encoded by the coding sequence ATGATGTCTAAACCATTACATATGCCAAATTCAAACGCCGAGAAGAGAGTTTATCTGGAGCCTTATTTTACTCTAGTAACATGGGTAATCATTATATGCGGGCTAACCCTTGTACTCCTTTACTCATATTCACTCAATAATTATTTTCAATCGGATGATTTCGTACTCCTTAAATGGGCTTCGGGGGGCCTACGTGCCGCCCTCATCCCTTCAGAATGGGAATTCTACAGGCCCTGCGTTCTTTTCATATTTTCAATCATCTACAAATTATTTTCTACTTCTCCAATTGCCTTTCGCGTAACTGCAATTATATTTCAGCTATGCAATTGCGTTCTGCTCTCCCTGCTTGCTCTTGAAATCACCCATAATAAAATAGTATCAATAGTTTCCCCCGTGCTTTTCGCGTGCACATTTTACCATAGCGAGGTTATCTTCTGGATATCGTGCTCCGCAGATATCCTCCTCACATTTTTCTGCCTTCTCGCACTGCTTTCCTACCACATCTATTGCCATCGCGGGGAGCTGCGATGGTATATACTATCCCTCATCTGGTTTTGCTGTGCCGTTTTTACTAAGGAGTCAGCATTTCCTCTTTTCTTCATTCTCGTTGCATATCATGTTTTCAATATTGCCCGGCTTCACTCCCCCACGGCTGCTCCATTATCAACACCGCCCTGTGCGGCGGCAAAGTTCATTCCCTTCCTCGTGCTTTTGTTCGTGTACCTATTTTTCAAAGCTCCGTTCAGCATGATAAATCCCCCCGGCAAAATAGCCGTGAACTACACGCAATATGTGCTCTACGGTTTCCTCCCGTTTCTCACCACATATTCTCACTTGAGCTGTCCCGCCTATGTAAAAATCGGCGCCATGCTCTTTGCCTGTGGGGGTGTGGGAATGCTATTGGGGCTTGGCTCAATGCAAATGAAATTCCTGGTTGCCTGTTTTCTTCTGTTCATCTCCCTGCCGGCCATCTACACGGTGGTCGAAGCGCGTTACCTCTTCCTCCCCGGTTGCTTCTCGTCTATCATCCTGGCCATGGCTTTTGTTCGTTCCTCCAACTATTTTGGCAGCAAATTCACTAAGTCGACCGCTGACGCCTGTCCTCACTCTTCCTGGATAAGCGTAGTCATACTCATCACGATATGTCTTGCTGCTAGTATTCCACAAGTGCTTTTCATAAAAAAAAGAGAAATGGATTGGGCGACTGCGTCATATAATGTGAGACGGATCATAAAATCGGTAAAGGAGCTTGAACCGGATTCATTAGCCGGTCGCAAAGTATATTTTGTTAATCTCCCCGACGGAATCCAATCTTCGATAGGATATGCATTTATTTTTAGAAATGGCATTTCAGAAGCGCTCTTTTTTGCCTACGGAGGGAGATCAGGAGACATAGAGGCCGTTCGGCTGCCGGGCGCAGAAGGGACATGGCGAGGACACAAGGAGATTGACGTTGGGGAGTTGAAAAAAATCGATCAGATTAAAAATAGCATCATCCTCATTTACGATCAACATAACAATATTATGAAACGGTATGCAGAAACTCAGCTATAG
- a CDS encoding D-alanine--D-alanine ligase, with product MRIALTCNLKPRLSPTPSREDYYAEWDDRGTIDAVAAALSESGMVVTVEADEDIAENLKKAQPDMVFNIAEGINSPSRESQVPVICELLGIPYTGSDPFTLAACLNKARAKEVMSFHHIPTPAFQVLTHPEEPLNGLKFPVIVKPLWEGSSMGIRDDSLVFDRSDIPSRVERIVSEYRQPAILESFLSGREFTAALLGNEEGLRVLPLVEIDFLTLPEGASRIYSYEAKWVWDTPGAPLKIFTCPAEIEREMEMAIADLCKEAYVALGCRDWCRIDVRLDESMKPHVLELNPLPGILPDPDENSCFPKAARAAGMSYGDLIREVVRIARARYGMGEA from the coding sequence ATGCGCATCGCATTGACGTGCAATCTCAAACCCCGGCTCTCCCCCACCCCCTCGCGCGAGGACTACTACGCTGAGTGGGACGACCGCGGCACCATAGACGCGGTGGCAGCTGCCCTGTCAGAATCAGGCATGGTGGTGACAGTAGAAGCCGATGAGGATATCGCCGAAAATCTGAAGAAGGCGCAACCCGACATGGTCTTCAATATCGCAGAGGGGATCAACTCGCCGAGCAGGGAATCCCAGGTCCCGGTCATCTGCGAGCTGCTGGGGATACCGTACACCGGCTCGGACCCGTTCACACTCGCCGCGTGCCTCAACAAGGCAAGGGCAAAGGAGGTCATGTCGTTCCACCACATTCCCACCCCGGCGTTCCAGGTGCTCACGCACCCCGAAGAGCCGCTCAACGGGTTGAAGTTTCCCGTGATCGTGAAGCCCCTGTGGGAGGGGTCGAGCATGGGGATCAGGGATGACTCACTCGTTTTCGACCGGAGCGACATCCCCTCACGGGTGGAGAGAATTGTTTCTGAGTATCGCCAGCCCGCGATTCTGGAATCCTTCCTCAGCGGCAGGGAATTCACCGCCGCGCTGCTGGGGAACGAAGAGGGCCTGCGGGTGCTCCCATTGGTTGAAATCGATTTCCTGACGCTGCCCGAAGGCGCCAGCCGCATCTACTCCTATGAGGCCAAGTGGGTTTGGGACACACCGGGGGCACCCTTGAAAATATTCACCTGTCCGGCTGAGATCGAGCGCGAGATGGAAATGGCGATTGCAGATCTATGCAAGGAGGCGTATGTCGCGCTCGGCTGCCGCGACTGGTGCCGCATCGACGTGCGCCTGGATGAATCCATGAAACCGCACGTTCTGGAACTGAACCCCCTGCCCGGTATCCTCCCCGATCCCGATGAAAACTCCTGCTTCCCAAAAGCGGCGCGGGCGGCGGGGATGAGCTATGGCGATCTCATCAGGGAGGTCGTGCGCATCGCGCGCGCGCGCTACGGCATGGGGGAGGCATAA
- a CDS encoding radical SAM protein has product MKICLLESKKAQSETNLPPLGLGYLASFLHSREKNIEVYYAEDPRKILQLNPDLIGISSITRNFTAAAQIAHQIKKAARIPIVVGGVHISALPESLSECFDIGVIGDGEESFSEIARLLLNNRRIAPENLSSISGLVYRENGCLRRTDPGKIDRTLDKYPAPDRDIFINKGFLPYDKNMHMVTSRGCPFRCAFCYNEGMWGKYRYFTAPYVVKELRYVLERYRPLSIGFIDDLFIGHLQRFRDIVRLMRTDGLQRLAWYGCNARANLINAEVVQLLKKINIREVFFGFESASDRILRYLNKTGCTKRINQEALDLCYRNRLIVNASFIIGTPIETKEDIEETLSFINANRHKFANVSFGSLIPLPGTVFWEMAKQMNLLRDDLDIKNAMIEQVDWATFDSYNKKLQAACAEIKKQRRKFLNRLRRISHRIKIKLWRLLRGIRSNRRANKQQVALSADT; this is encoded by the coding sequence ATGAAGATATGCCTGCTCGAGAGCAAAAAGGCTCAGTCGGAAACCAATCTCCCCCCCCTCGGCCTCGGCTACCTCGCCTCTTTCCTCCATTCGAGAGAAAAAAATATAGAGGTTTATTATGCGGAAGATCCCCGGAAAATCCTCCAACTCAATCCCGATTTGATCGGCATATCATCCATCACGCGCAACTTCACGGCCGCGGCACAGATCGCACACCAGATCAAGAAGGCAGCGAGAATACCGATAGTCGTTGGGGGAGTCCACATCTCCGCATTGCCCGAATCATTGTCGGAATGCTTTGACATTGGCGTAATTGGAGATGGGGAAGAGAGCTTTTCGGAAATAGCGCGTCTGCTTTTGAACAATCGGCGAATCGCCCCGGAAAATCTGTCGTCCATTTCCGGCCTTGTATATAGAGAGAACGGCTGCTTGAGGAGAACCGACCCGGGAAAGATAGATCGCACACTTGACAAATATCCGGCCCCTGACAGAGATATCTTCATCAACAAAGGCTTCCTGCCCTATGACAAAAATATGCACATGGTAACATCGCGCGGGTGCCCCTTCAGATGCGCGTTTTGCTACAACGAGGGAATGTGGGGAAAATATCGCTACTTCACCGCGCCTTATGTAGTGAAGGAACTCCGGTATGTCCTCGAGCGCTATCGGCCATTAAGTATTGGGTTTATTGACGATTTGTTCATAGGCCATCTCCAGCGGTTCAGAGATATCGTCAGACTCATGCGCACTGACGGTTTGCAGCGCCTGGCATGGTATGGCTGTAATGCTCGCGCCAACCTGATTAATGCTGAGGTGGTTCAACTGCTCAAGAAAATAAACATTCGCGAAGTTTTCTTCGGCTTTGAATCGGCATCGGATCGAATCCTGCGTTATCTCAATAAAACGGGGTGCACAAAACGAATCAATCAAGAAGCGCTCGACCTCTGCTATCGGAATCGTCTCATCGTCAATGCAAGCTTTATCATCGGCACCCCGATCGAGACGAAAGAAGATATTGAAGAGACATTGAGTTTTATCAATGCGAATCGCCATAAGTTTGCCAATGTCTCATTTGGTTCGCTTATCCCGCTGCCAGGAACGGTATTCTGGGAGATGGCAAAACAGATGAATCTCCTGCGGGATGATCTGGATATCAAAAATGCAATGATCGAGCAGGTTGACTGGGCCACTTTTGACAGTTACAACAAGAAACTACAGGCGGCGTGCGCAGAGATCAAGAAACAACGCCGGAAGTTTTTGAACCGCCTCCGACGAATCAGCCATCGCATCAAAATAAAACTCTGGAGATTGCTCCGGGGAATCCGATCGAACCGGCGGGCAAACAAACAACAGGTTGCTCTCAGCGCTGATACGTGA
- a CDS encoding ATP-grasp domain-containing protein — protein MKKLKITILYDRSPDQSDEKELALAMSGEGKDAHHHLCGYLGKLGHEVRLYGVYDDVKGLIAELDAHPPEIAFNTCESFRQDSAMEFHIPAFLDMLSVKYTGSGPDALMLAQNKGLAKKVLAHHGLWSADFTVYPKGQFDIRPSKLRFPLIVKPLTEDASIGIAESSVVKNDDALASRIAYVHEKIGCEALVEEYIEGRELFVGVIGNDKPTVLPPVELDFSKATSDKLKVYSFKAKFDSAYRNKWGIQSLFPKDLKKETIATIEEITLTAYRALGLRDYGRLDLILAPDEAVYVLEVNPNPNIAKDEDLPNAAEQIGLSYTDFAERIIKFALERYKK, from the coding sequence GTGAAGAAGCTCAAGATCACCATTCTCTACGACCGTTCACCCGATCAGTCTGACGAGAAGGAGCTCGCGCTCGCCATGTCAGGCGAGGGAAAAGATGCGCACCATCACCTGTGTGGGTACCTCGGCAAGCTCGGCCATGAGGTGCGGCTCTACGGCGTGTATGATGACGTCAAGGGGCTCATCGCTGAGCTCGATGCACATCCGCCCGAAATCGCGTTCAACACGTGCGAGTCGTTCCGCCAGGACTCCGCCATGGAGTTCCATATCCCCGCGTTCCTCGACATGCTGAGCGTAAAGTACACCGGCTCCGGTCCCGACGCGCTCATGCTCGCCCAGAACAAGGGGCTCGCGAAGAAGGTCCTCGCCCACCACGGCCTCTGGTCGGCCGATTTCACCGTGTATCCCAAGGGGCAGTTCGACATCCGCCCCTCGAAGTTGAGGTTCCCACTGATCGTCAAGCCGCTCACCGAGGACGCCTCCATCGGCATCGCCGAGAGCTCGGTGGTCAAAAATGATGACGCGCTCGCGAGCCGGATCGCGTACGTGCACGAGAAGATCGGCTGCGAGGCTCTCGTCGAGGAGTACATCGAGGGGCGCGAGCTCTTTGTGGGGGTGATCGGCAACGACAAACCGACCGTGCTCCCGCCGGTGGAACTCGACTTCAGCAAAGCCACGAGTGACAAGCTCAAGGTCTACAGCTTCAAGGCTAAGTTCGACTCCGCGTATAGGAACAAGTGGGGGATCCAGTCCCTCTTCCCGAAGGACCTAAAGAAGGAAACGATCGCGACGATCGAGGAGATCACGCTCACCGCCTACCGCGCCCTCGGCCTCAGGGACTACGGCCGCCTCGATCTCATCCTCGCCCCCGACGAGGCCGTGTATGTCCTCGAGGTGAATCCCAACCCGAACATCGCAAAGGACGAGGACCTGCCGAACGCCGCCGAGCAGATCGGTTTGAGCTACACAGATTTCGCCGAGCGAATCATCAAATTCGCCCTCGAGCGATATAAGAAATAA
- a CDS encoding radical SAM protein — MRLGLVFNPFSYKLHEENLKIVQRFFGLFPPLSLAWVASIAEKAGHEVIIIDARTLRLSREDVLDRLCEFAPDIIGFMMTTYMFRETLDWIRYLKNNLKVPVVIGGYNLRVYPRESVAPPEIDFGVVEHAYYTIPKLFEELGGGRRFGDVPGLVYKQNGATIVTPHEMQIDFDKFPSPARHLLPNELYAEFPTERRNFTVMVTSLGCPRRCVFCEAGGTRYAPRTPATVVAEMEECYRNHGVREIDIFDYEFPCLRGRTLEICRLLKDKKLDLEWACRARVDSVDEELLREMRAAGCSRIYYGLESGVQEILDRVNKGTTLAHIEDTMRMTRDVGIRPLGFFLIGAPGETRETVRQTVKFAKRLNLDYVQFSKTLAKPLTPLWKKLVADTGYDYWREYILGNAPEQVLPRPWTALSNEEIDRLARRAYLSFHTRPMFLLRSTLKVRSWSEFRRKFMALFEMFLKQEHVSTTDETFVAYDDNAIALPH, encoded by the coding sequence ATGCGATTAGGGCTTGTGTTCAATCCTTTCTCGTACAAGCTGCACGAGGAGAATCTCAAGATCGTGCAGCGGTTCTTCGGCCTCTTCCCCCCCTTGAGCCTGGCGTGGGTGGCGAGCATCGCCGAGAAGGCCGGCCATGAGGTGATCATCATTGATGCCCGCACGCTCAGGCTGAGCAGAGAGGATGTGCTCGACCGCCTGTGTGAGTTCGCGCCCGACATCATCGGGTTCATGATGACGACCTACATGTTCCGGGAAACGCTCGACTGGATACGGTACCTCAAGAACAACCTCAAGGTCCCCGTGGTCATCGGCGGCTATAATTTGCGCGTCTATCCCCGGGAATCTGTCGCGCCGCCCGAGATCGACTTCGGCGTGGTCGAGCACGCCTACTACACGATTCCGAAGCTGTTCGAGGAGCTCGGGGGGGGCAGGCGATTCGGGGACGTGCCCGGACTCGTATACAAGCAGAACGGCGCCACCATCGTCACCCCTCACGAGATGCAGATTGACTTTGACAAGTTCCCCTCCCCCGCGCGCCACCTGCTCCCCAATGAGCTCTATGCCGAATTTCCCACCGAGCGGAGGAACTTCACCGTGATGGTGACATCCCTTGGCTGCCCGCGCCGCTGCGTTTTCTGCGAAGCAGGCGGGACACGGTACGCGCCCCGCACGCCCGCGACGGTCGTCGCGGAAATGGAGGAGTGCTACCGGAACCACGGGGTGCGCGAGATCGACATCTTCGACTATGAGTTCCCGTGCCTCCGCGGGAGGACGCTCGAGATATGCCGTTTGCTCAAGGATAAGAAGCTCGACCTCGAGTGGGCCTGCCGCGCCCGGGTGGACTCGGTGGACGAGGAGTTGCTCCGGGAGATGAGGGCGGCCGGCTGCAGCCGCATCTACTACGGCCTGGAGTCCGGCGTCCAGGAGATCCTCGACAGGGTCAACAAGGGAACCACGCTCGCGCACATCGAGGACACAATGCGGATGACGAGGGACGTCGGGATACGGCCGCTCGGGTTTTTCCTCATCGGGGCGCCGGGAGAGACCCGCGAGACGGTCAGGCAGACCGTGAAGTTCGCGAAGCGGCTGAACCTTGACTACGTGCAGTTCTCCAAGACGCTCGCGAAGCCGCTCACCCCCCTCTGGAAAAAGCTTGTTGCAGACACGGGATATGATTACTGGCGCGAGTACATCCTCGGCAACGCCCCTGAACAGGTGCTGCCCCGGCCGTGGACGGCGTTGAGTAACGAGGAGATTGATCGCCTCGCCCGCCGTGCGTATCTGAGTTTTCACACGCGTCCGATGTTCCTCCTCCGCTCAACGCTCAAGGTCAGGTCGTGGAGCGAGTTCAGGCGAAAATTCATGGCGCTGTTCGAGATGTTTCTCAAGCAAGAGCATGTGTCAACAACCGACGAGACATTCGTCGCGTACGACGACAATGCGATCGCACTGCCGCATTGA
- a CDS encoding tetratricopeptide repeat protein, which produces MNLTATRRCGALCLCVLCLSGAAADTILIGDFCGADGGRTPDPCFSLGLPYFIARAINGSGDCEALLSAAPHSKTLSTLYDARGMPRVGEARTLCARAGADRYLLGAFAKRKDSAGRGETASVTFYNGSASGDGTDVFKTGVAGGDESLPALAAHAAGRACRLVQDPLPPRVPPGFLPPFSRALQLLGDGDLGGASRNAAQLSEDYPESADARYLNGLVALGAKKPYMALRLFNEARNLDPAFSMPAYQEGLVWLSLERTTLAERAFEQAARIQPAFFEAVFQSGKLKAVRGDCASALGELRRAIKLRPKDSGARYWLAHCLVNRGRGDEGRRILEGLIADSPGYGPAHLLLGKLFYETGKFHAAEIELRSAVRLCPDDPEAHRLLGESLSKQGGYNRHAEAVEEFQKALLLERRR; this is translated from the coding sequence ATGAATCTGACTGCGACGAGACGATGTGGTGCGCTGTGTCTGTGTGTCCTGTGCCTCTCCGGAGCCGCCGCCGATACCATTCTCATTGGAGATTTTTGCGGCGCGGATGGGGGGAGAACGCCGGATCCCTGTTTCTCCCTTGGCCTGCCCTATTTCATCGCAAGGGCGATCAACGGATCGGGGGATTGCGAGGCGCTCCTGTCGGCAGCCCCCCACTCAAAAACGCTGAGCACACTCTACGATGCCCGGGGGATGCCGCGTGTCGGCGAGGCCAGGACCCTCTGCGCGCGCGCGGGAGCCGACCGTTACCTCCTGGGCGCTTTCGCGAAGCGGAAGGATTCAGCAGGCCGCGGTGAAACAGCTTCCGTCACCTTCTATAATGGCTCCGCCTCGGGGGACGGTACGGACGTTTTTAAAACCGGCGTTGCCGGCGGAGATGAATCCCTCCCGGCGCTCGCCGCCCATGCGGCGGGAAGGGCGTGCCGCCTCGTCCAGGATCCGCTCCCTCCGCGCGTTCCCCCGGGATTCCTCCCCCCGTTCTCCCGCGCGCTCCAGCTCCTGGGGGATGGCGACCTTGGGGGGGCATCACGGAACGCGGCGCAGTTGTCCGAGGATTACCCGGAGAGCGCCGATGCGCGCTACCTGAACGGCCTCGTTGCGCTCGGAGCGAAGAAGCCGTATATGGCCCTCCGCCTGTTCAATGAGGCCCGCAACCTTGATCCGGCGTTCTCCATGCCGGCGTATCAGGAGGGGCTCGTCTGGCTCTCTCTCGAGCGGACCACGCTCGCCGAGCGCGCGTTCGAACAGGCCGCCCGCATCCAGCCGGCCTTTTTCGAGGCGGTCTTTCAATCGGGGAAACTCAAGGCCGTGCGTGGGGATTGCGCATCCGCGCTGGGGGAATTGCGCCGGGCGATAAAGCTGCGCCCGAAAGATTCCGGAGCGCGCTACTGGCTGGCACACTGCCTGGTGAACAGGGGGAGGGGAGATGAGGGGCGCCGCATCCTCGAGGGGTTGATTGCGGACAGCCCGGGATACGGCCCCGCACATCTTCTCCTCGGGAAGCTCTTCTACGAGACAGGTAAATTTCACGCCGCTGAAATCGAGTTGCGGTCTGCGGTGAGGCTCTGTCCGGATGATCCGGAAGCACATCGGCTGCTCGGCGAGTCGCTCTCGAAGCAGGGCGGGTATAACCGGCACGCTGAGGCGGTTGAGGAGTTCCAAAAAGCTTTGCTGCTGGAGCGGAGGAGGTGA
- a CDS encoding glycosyl hydrolase: MKSRIIIAIFMLASFNGVCGGGQISPGIFFQGGDNWAGRIDYFNDQAGKAHPLIGYSVTWTYEFGVNWPDYIAETVKAGSVPMMTWMSCVDDIMDSDYPLQKIIDGAFDDYIRRSAKTLKNYNTRILCRFDQEMNLNIWAWSVTAPWNNGDPKQYVAMWRHVVDIFKEEGVTNVEWIWCPNAMSYTLATWNDVNNYYPGDGCVDWIGLDGYSWGSANTSGNAKSALSFPCIFDPIVRDFQCTYKKPIILCETGCLEDARYPKPKWIGDAYDYLFQYPFIKGIVWLNSYNPETGMEEDFRVIRMYDDKLGVPEIVTSAYRNALTPESFITYLPTLEQATPSELACNPLPRGSEYPKHEILLNKSPGSIYRTGDVLAPAYFVYSATNPANMFVDPYVVVKLPNNTYYSYTKSGFVRGIVPAATGFAVKRESRSMTFYYTFSGSLPEGAYILYSGLVRKGQSALVAANRLSFDQDPFTYQR; the protein is encoded by the coding sequence ATGAAATCGAGGATCATTATAGCTATCTTCATGCTCGCCAGCTTTAATGGTGTGTGCGGCGGGGGACAGATCAGCCCTGGAATTTTCTTCCAGGGGGGGGATAATTGGGCCGGGCGGATTGACTATTTTAACGACCAAGCCGGGAAGGCGCATCCTCTCATAGGGTACTCGGTGACGTGGACATATGAATTTGGCGTCAATTGGCCCGATTATATTGCTGAAACGGTAAAGGCGGGCTCTGTCCCCATGATGACATGGATGTCTTGTGTCGATGACATTATGGACAGCGACTATCCGCTTCAAAAGATTATCGATGGGGCATTTGACGACTATATCAGGCGATCTGCAAAGACGCTTAAAAACTATAACACGAGAATACTGTGCCGCTTCGATCAGGAGATGAATTTGAACATATGGGCCTGGTCAGTGACCGCCCCTTGGAACAATGGGGATCCAAAACAGTACGTAGCGATGTGGCGGCATGTGGTGGATATTTTTAAGGAAGAAGGCGTTACCAACGTTGAATGGATATGGTGTCCTAATGCCATGAGTTACACCCTGGCGACCTGGAATGATGTGAATAACTATTATCCGGGTGACGGTTGCGTTGATTGGATCGGCCTTGATGGTTATAGCTGGGGCTCTGCGAACACGAGTGGGAATGCAAAATCTGCGCTCTCCTTCCCGTGCATATTCGATCCGATTGTTCGCGATTTTCAATGCACATATAAGAAGCCGATCATACTATGTGAGACAGGATGTCTGGAAGATGCGCGATATCCGAAACCGAAGTGGATTGGCGACGCCTACGACTATCTTTTCCAATATCCATTTATAAAAGGAATCGTATGGCTTAACAGCTATAATCCAGAGACAGGAATGGAGGAGGATTTCCGCGTCATCCGTATGTATGATGATAAGTTGGGCGTGCCGGAAATCGTCACGAGCGCGTACCGCAATGCGCTCACCCCCGAGTCATTTATCACCTACCTGCCGACATTGGAACAAGCGACTCCATCGGAACTTGCGTGCAACCCGCTGCCGCGCGGCAGCGAATATCCGAAACATGAGATCTTGCTCAACAAATCTCCCGGTTCGATCTATCGGACTGGTGATGTGCTGGCTCCCGCATACTTCGTCTATTCGGCAACCAATCCAGCAAACATGTTCGTGGATCCTTATGTGGTTGTAAAATTGCCGAATAACACATATTACTCGTACACTAAATCTGGATTTGTTCGTGGAATCGTTCCTGCGGCAACTGGCTTCGCCGTGAAGAGAGAGTCGAGATCAATGACATTTTACTACACGTTCTCAGGTTCTCTTCCTGAGGGAGCCTATATTCTGTACAGCGGACTTGTACGGAAAGGCCAGAGCGCACTGGTAGCGGCCAATCGGTTGAGTTTCGACCAGGACCCGTTCACGTATCAGCGCTGA